Proteins encoded together in one Oryzias latipes chromosome 11, ASM223467v1 window:
- the LOC101163182 gene encoding serine/arginine-rich splicing factor 6 isoform X1 has translation MSRVYIGRLSYRAREKDVERFFKGYGKILEVDLKNGYGFVEFDDPRDADDAVYDLNGKELCGERVIVEHTKGPRRDGGYGGGGRNLDQESSRSSKNGGYGRWGGRDRYGPPVRTDYRLIVENLSSRCSWQDLKDYMRQAGEVTYADTHKGRRNEGVIEFRQYSDMKRALEKLDGTEVNGRKIRLIEDRPGAKRRRSYSRSHSRSRSRSRSRRSHKSRSRSESSSRSRSRSRAASRSRSRSQSKKSKGKKEDEERSNGAQKGEEQSRSPKSKKGKKDGKKSKKGSRSRSRSASRSRSRSRSGLKDSSRKSVSKGPDPPKSDDEAGEPERGSRSRSRSRSPDEPRARSKSKSKSQSPAGARSRSASRSESRSKSRSQSRSRSRSRS, from the exons ATGTCGCGGGTGTATATCGGAAGACTGAGCTACAGAGCCAGGGAAAAGGACGTGGAGAGGTTCTTCAAAGGTTATGGAAAAATCCTGGAGGTCGACCTGAAAAACGG GTATGGCTTTGTTGAGTTTGATGATCCGCGGGACGCAGATGATGCCGTGTATGACCTGAACGGTAAAGAGCTGTGCGGCGAGAGGGTCATCGTGGAGCACACCAAGGGCCCTCGCCGAGATGGTGGCTACGGCGGCGGCGGGAGGA ATCTGGACCAGGAATCGTCTAGGAGCAGTAAAAATG GTGGATATGGGCGCTGGGGAGGCAGAGACAGGTACGGCCCACCTGTGCGCACCGACTATCGTCTCATTGTGGAGAATCTGTCCAGCCGCTGCAGCTGGCAGGACCTAAAG GATTACATGAGGCAGGCAGGGGAGGTGACGTACGCAGACACCCACAAGGGCCGGCGGAATGAGGGCGTGATCGAGTTCAGGCAGTACTCGGACATGAAGAGAGCCCTGGAGAAGCTCGATGGCACCGAGGTGAACGGCAGGAAAATCCGGCTCATTGAGGACCGCCCTGGTGCTAAACGCCGCCGCTCTTACTCCCGCAGTCACAGCCGATCCAG GTCTCGCTCTAGGAGCCGCAGGTCCCATAAGAGCCGCAGCCGCAGTGAAAGCAGCAGCCGCAGCCGTTCCCGCTCCAG AGCGGCGTCCCGCTCCCGCAGCCGGTCCCAAAGCAAGAAGAGTAAGGGCAAGAAGGAAGACGAGGAGCGCAGCAATGGCGCCCAGAAGGGCGAAGAGCAAAGCCGCAGCCCCAAAAGCAAGAAGGGCAAGAAAGATGGCAAGAAGAGCAAGAAGGGGTCCCGGTCCAGATCTAGATCTGCGTCTCGCTCTAGATCTCGTTCTAGATCTGGTCTTAAGGATTCCTCCAGGAAATCCGTGTCAAAAGGCCCCGACCCACCCAAGAGCGACGACGAGGCCGGTGAGCCCGAGCGGGGCTCCCGGTCCCGCTCCCGGTCCCGCTCCCCAGATGAACCCCGAGCCAGGTCCAAATCAAAGTCCAAATCCCAGTCCCCGGCTGGAGCGCGTTCCCGTTCCGCCTCCAGATCAGAGTCCCGCTCCAAATCCCGCTCCCAGTCCCGCTCTCGTTCCCGTTCCCGCTCCTAA
- the LOC101163182 gene encoding serine/arginine-rich splicing factor 4 isoform X2, producing MSRVYIGRLSYRAREKDVERFFKGYGKILEVDLKNGYGFVEFDDPRDADDAVYDLNGKELCGERVIVEHTKGPRRDGGYGGGGRSGYGRWGGRDRYGPPVRTDYRLIVENLSSRCSWQDLKDYMRQAGEVTYADTHKGRRNEGVIEFRQYSDMKRALEKLDGTEVNGRKIRLIEDRPGAKRRRSYSRSHSRSRSRSRSRRSHKSRSRSESSSRSRSRSRAASRSRSRSQSKKSKGKKEDEERSNGAQKGEEQSRSPKSKKGKKDGKKSKKGSRSRSRSASRSRSRSRSGLKDSSRKSVSKGPDPPKSDDEAGEPERGSRSRSRSRSPDEPRARSKSKSKSQSPAGARSRSASRSESRSKSRSQSRSRSRSRS from the exons ATGTCGCGGGTGTATATCGGAAGACTGAGCTACAGAGCCAGGGAAAAGGACGTGGAGAGGTTCTTCAAAGGTTATGGAAAAATCCTGGAGGTCGACCTGAAAAACGG GTATGGCTTTGTTGAGTTTGATGATCCGCGGGACGCAGATGATGCCGTGTATGACCTGAACGGTAAAGAGCTGTGCGGCGAGAGGGTCATCGTGGAGCACACCAAGGGCCCTCGCCGAGATGGTGGCTACGGCGGCGGCGGGAGGA GTGGATATGGGCGCTGGGGAGGCAGAGACAGGTACGGCCCACCTGTGCGCACCGACTATCGTCTCATTGTGGAGAATCTGTCCAGCCGCTGCAGCTGGCAGGACCTAAAG GATTACATGAGGCAGGCAGGGGAGGTGACGTACGCAGACACCCACAAGGGCCGGCGGAATGAGGGCGTGATCGAGTTCAGGCAGTACTCGGACATGAAGAGAGCCCTGGAGAAGCTCGATGGCACCGAGGTGAACGGCAGGAAAATCCGGCTCATTGAGGACCGCCCTGGTGCTAAACGCCGCCGCTCTTACTCCCGCAGTCACAGCCGATCCAG GTCTCGCTCTAGGAGCCGCAGGTCCCATAAGAGCCGCAGCCGCAGTGAAAGCAGCAGCCGCAGCCGTTCCCGCTCCAG AGCGGCGTCCCGCTCCCGCAGCCGGTCCCAAAGCAAGAAGAGTAAGGGCAAGAAGGAAGACGAGGAGCGCAGCAATGGCGCCCAGAAGGGCGAAGAGCAAAGCCGCAGCCCCAAAAGCAAGAAGGGCAAGAAAGATGGCAAGAAGAGCAAGAAGGGGTCCCGGTCCAGATCTAGATCTGCGTCTCGCTCTAGATCTCGTTCTAGATCTGGTCTTAAGGATTCCTCCAGGAAATCCGTGTCAAAAGGCCCCGACCCACCCAAGAGCGACGACGAGGCCGGTGAGCCCGAGCGGGGCTCCCGGTCCCGCTCCCGGTCCCGCTCCCCAGATGAACCCCGAGCCAGGTCCAAATCAAAGTCCAAATCCCAGTCCCCGGCTGGAGCGCGTTCCCGTTCCGCCTCCAGATCAGAGTCCCGCTCCAAATCCCGCTCCCAGTCCCGCTCTCGTTCCCGTTCCCGCTCCTAA
- the LOC101163182 gene encoding serine/arginine-rich splicing factor 4 isoform X3 has translation MKTAFPIRPRPGGEDAMGLGADVGSALIGGYGRWGGRDRYGPPVRTDYRLIVENLSSRCSWQDLKDYMRQAGEVTYADTHKGRRNEGVIEFRQYSDMKRALEKLDGTEVNGRKIRLIEDRPGAKRRRSYSRSHSRSRSRSRSRRSHKSRSRSESSSRSRSRSRAASRSRSRSQSKKSKGKKEDEERSNGAQKGEEQSRSPKSKKGKKDGKKSKKGSRSRSRSASRSRSRSRSGLKDSSRKSVSKGPDPPKSDDEAGEPERGSRSRSRSRSPDEPRARSKSKSKSQSPAGARSRSASRSESRSKSRSQSRSRSRSRS, from the exons ATGAAGACCGCTTTTCCCATTAGGCCCAGGCCGGGTGGTGAGGATGCCATGGGGTTAGGAGCAGATGTGGGTTCAGCTCTTATAG GTGGATATGGGCGCTGGGGAGGCAGAGACAGGTACGGCCCACCTGTGCGCACCGACTATCGTCTCATTGTGGAGAATCTGTCCAGCCGCTGCAGCTGGCAGGACCTAAAG GATTACATGAGGCAGGCAGGGGAGGTGACGTACGCAGACACCCACAAGGGCCGGCGGAATGAGGGCGTGATCGAGTTCAGGCAGTACTCGGACATGAAGAGAGCCCTGGAGAAGCTCGATGGCACCGAGGTGAACGGCAGGAAAATCCGGCTCATTGAGGACCGCCCTGGTGCTAAACGCCGCCGCTCTTACTCCCGCAGTCACAGCCGATCCAG GTCTCGCTCTAGGAGCCGCAGGTCCCATAAGAGCCGCAGCCGCAGTGAAAGCAGCAGCCGCAGCCGTTCCCGCTCCAG AGCGGCGTCCCGCTCCCGCAGCCGGTCCCAAAGCAAGAAGAGTAAGGGCAAGAAGGAAGACGAGGAGCGCAGCAATGGCGCCCAGAAGGGCGAAGAGCAAAGCCGCAGCCCCAAAAGCAAGAAGGGCAAGAAAGATGGCAAGAAGAGCAAGAAGGGGTCCCGGTCCAGATCTAGATCTGCGTCTCGCTCTAGATCTCGTTCTAGATCTGGTCTTAAGGATTCCTCCAGGAAATCCGTGTCAAAAGGCCCCGACCCACCCAAGAGCGACGACGAGGCCGGTGAGCCCGAGCGGGGCTCCCGGTCCCGCTCCCGGTCCCGCTCCCCAGATGAACCCCGAGCCAGGTCCAAATCAAAGTCCAAATCCCAGTCCCCGGCTGGAGCGCGTTCCCGTTCCGCCTCCAGATCAGAGTCCCGCTCCAAATCCCGCTCCCAGTCCCGCTCTCGTTCCCGTTCCCGCTCCTAA
- the msto1 gene encoding protein misato homolog 1: MSSLCREVITLQLGHFSNFVGTHWWNLQDASLSYDPESPPAEIRSDVVFREGQTPAGHVTYTPRLIAMDLKGSLQTLRQEGCLYDAGEDASALTWEGSLVTHKESPSEKNSFLKDLDQLDSPPRKSSKNSGRADTVNSQLNRIQRSYRLEGSVRVWSDFLRIHLHPRTVAVIHQYNHDGEAHRLEAFGQGESVLQGALLEELEDRLHFFVEECDYLQGFQILCDLGNGFTGLGSKVTELLQDSYGGRGILSWGLVPGAPAHSSPVKDLYRLLNCTLGILHMATNSSLFCPLSLRGSLGRVPAPPPEFPHLYFDPSLWFHSSAVLALALDSLTVPYRLRNNSPTMWQVADSLVVSGRKVVSAYGAVPFPMMHGSSLPDALSACAEGLPWKPLSTCPERGRCYGQWVTLRGFEGQKLISHLPAGAQPPTPLHGHHSGEDVLAAYLTSFYPSTPLALQLVSAPSQLMQPFPQIFSSSLNAQGFLQSLQQPHAPPPAVASAPVLTSLQSGSALDSWLSEFHQAARGVDVRRVAPSFFSQGPEMADYEEALEQLHLLARRYRDDSGGRTQSSSEDED; the protein is encoded by the exons ATGAGCAGCCTTTGCCGGGAGGTCATCACTCTACAGCTCGGACATTTCTCCAACTTTGTCGGGACTCATTGGTGGAACCTGCAG GATGCGTCCTTGTCCTACGATCCAGAGTCTCCGCCTGCTGAGATCCGGAGCGATGTGGTGTTCCGGGAAGGCCAGACTCCAGCTGGACACGTGACGTACACTCCAAGGCTCATCGCCATGGATCTTAAAG GAAGTCTTCAAACTCTGCGGCAGGAGGGATGTCTGTACGACGCCGGAGAAGACGCCTCTGCGCTCACCTG GGAGGGGAGCTTGGTGACCCACAAGGAAAGTCCTTCAGAAAAAAACTCCTTCCTGAAAGATCTGGACCAGCTGGAC tcgCCACCCCGAAAGTCAAGTAAAAACAGTGGGAGGGCGGACACGGTGAACAGTCAGCTGAACCGCATCCAGAGGAGCTACAGGCTGGAGGGCAGCGTCCGGGTCTGGTCCGACTTTCTGAGGATCCACCTGCACCCGCGCACCGTCGCCGTCATCCACCAGTACAACCACGACGG GGAGGCGCACCGTCTGGAGGCGTTCGGTCAAGGAGAGTCTGTCCTGCAGGGGGCGctgctggaggagctggaggacagGCTGCACTTCTTTGTGGAGGAGTGTGACTATCTGCAG GGCTTCCAGATTCTGTGTGATTTAGGCAACGGCTTCACGGGTCTGGGGTCCAAAgtcacagagctgctgcaggactCCTATGGGGGGAGGGGCATTCTGAGCTGGGGGCTGGTGCCGGGTGCCCCTGCTCATTCG AGTCCGGTGAAGGACCTGTACCGCCTGTTGAACTGCACCCTGGGAATCCTCCACATGGCCACCAACAGCTCGCTGTTCTGCCCGCTGAGCCTGCGGGGCAGTTTGGGAAGAGTTCCCGCCCCACCTCCTGAGTTCCCCCACCTCTACTTTGAC CCCTCCCTGTGGTTCCACTCCAGCGCCGTCCTCGCTCTGGCGCTGGATTCACTCACGGTTCCGTACCGGCTGAGGAACAACAGCCCCACCATGTGGCAGGTGGCCGACTCGCTGGTAGTTTCAGGGAGGAAGGTGGTGTCTGCGTATGGCGCCGTCCCGTTTCCCATGATGCATGGCTCCTCGCTGCCTGACGCCCTGAGTGCCTGTGCTGaggggttgccatggaaacctcTGTCAACCTGCCCGGAGAGGGGCCGATGTTACGGACAGTGGGTGACCCTGAGAGGATTCGAAGGCCAGAAACTCATCAG CCATCTTCCTGCGGGGGCGCAGCCGCCCACCCCGCTTCACGGTCACCACAGCGGGGAGGACGTCCTGGCTGCTTACCTCACGTCCTTCTACCCCTCGACTCCTCT GGCGCTGCAGTTGGTGTCTGCTCCTTCTCAGCTGATGCAACCCTTCCCGCAGATCTTCAGCTCCTCCCTAAACGCTCAAGGTTTTTTGCAGAGCCTGCAACAGCCGCACG CCCCGCCTCCCGCTGTTGCATCAGCACCCGTCTTGACATCTCTCCAGTCGGGGTCTGCTCTCGACTCTTGGCTTTCTGAGTTTCACCAAGCCGCCAGAGGCGTTGACGTGCGCCGCGTGGCCCCCAGCTTCTTCTCCCAGGGACCAGAAATGGCCGATTATGAGGAGGCGCTGGAGCAGCTGCACCTGCTGGCACGCCGTTACCGAGACGACAGTGGAGGCAGGACACAGTCTTCATCAGAGGATGAAGATTGA
- the smim13 gene encoding small integral membrane protein 13, translating into MWQSVGLTLLVIVATLVCALLFMLFGWYVVWQLFLSKFKFLRELLGDAGTPQAETEPSESKTDRAGGGPARSRNRAARQKLASLENTS; encoded by the exons ATGTGGCAGAGCGTCGGCCTCACGCTGCTGGTCATCGTGGCCACGCTGGTCTGCGCGCTGCTCTTCATGCTGTTCG GCTGGTATGTGGTCTGGCAGCTGTTCTTGTCCAAGTTCAAATTCCTGCGCGAGCTCCTCGGGGACGCCGGGACGCCTCAGGCCGAAACCGAACCGTCCGAGTCCAAGACCGATCGAGCAGGCGGTGGCCCGGCCCGCAGCCGGAACCGAGCTGCGCGCCAAAAACTGGCCTCGCTGGAGAACACGTCGTAG